AACTGTACATTTGTCCACAAATTTGGCGACCAGTCTCATACACTGTGCAAGTTGGAtgtctctcgtatcactctgcaggcactttctcacataataaaatcatttaaactcatgaatattttatgtccatttatttacttatttttgagGTTGCTCTGTAacaagtgggataatgtacattcAGCCATTCATTACCACTAAATAAACTCTGACAGATCAGTGCATGAAAATGGATCTTATGACATATGTAAAGATGCTGTTCCTTAAAACAGCTGTACCATGTCTGAATTATTTCTGCCATTGTGAATTACACTATTGAACTGGATGAGATGATATCTAGAAGCAGATAAAGTAATGTCTTGGCCTTGTCTAAAAATGTTTTGGTCACGTCGGGTcactgctgaacaaaacaaatttatcaaCTTTATATCTCTATCTGTTAATGATGATGCTAATGGGTTTTTAAAATtcaggtatgtgtgtgtttggcttATTTGAACTTTATGCAGGTTTTCAAGGTGATTCttgcagaggtgtgtgtgtgtgtttcccatCAGTGTGTGTTTTCGCAGGTAGGAGTGTGTGAGAGCATCAAGGattaacagagagagaaaaaaaagaaagaaaaaagaaaaaaaaatcctttttcacCTCTTTTGACCCTGTCAAAGCCTCTATTGCCCATTTAGCCTTAAGGGCTGTATGGTCAGGTTTAGGTATGAGAGTCAGTTTACAGCAGTAACTGAATACTGCTTTCCTCCACACTATTGAATCATGTAAAAATTTACATGGCTCAACACCATCACACTGGATTTTAGAAAGAGTGAGGATTATCAAAGATCTGTAACAGGTGATTCAGCAATCAgcctttaaaataattattgtgcTGTCTCTCATAAACAGGATTTTCTGAGGAACTGATGTTATTTTCTCACATGTCATGAACCAGAGAGGCTGAGCTCTGTCTGCTCTCAGATTCTGATAAATCCAAGTTTGACGTTCATTTCATGAATACTCAGTGAGTCAACAGCAGAGCTGAGTATTTATGTCATTAGTAATGAGTCACCAGTATAgtttagtgttcattttaatgtgactAAATAAGTCAGCTGTACAGTTCAATATTTACATTCCTGAAAGGCAGCACTGCATTGATTTTCCTTAAATATACtcgttaggggtttgttcaagcATGAACTTAATATACAAACTCAGCCATGTTATAATACTTTCAGCCATAGGTAAGCTATCTATTTTAGGTTTTTGTAAATTTTATAGATTTTAAACTTAATAAGAAAtttaagaaaaacatttgaaaatctcCCAACTGACTTACATTGATGAAATGTTCAAAGTGTAACCGACAGTGATGATATCATCATAATAATTGCATACTGAATTGCAATTAGTCTTGTcgtcattgcatattttttaccatttgtttaatttatttatcatttacagTGCACAGTGTCTATGTGTTCATTCTTGTGTCCAGTAACCAACTGAAAACAATATACGTGCTAAGTGTCATGACGACGACAAAGCAACTCTGATATTTCATATAAAGCCTAAAACCTAGACATACCTTATAAACTTTAGCACTATTCTATTGATGCTTTGATATTTCCTTCAATTTCTTTCAGTTATTACATGTTTTTTAAATGAGTCAGTAGcagattttaaacattaaaatttttCGTCTCTCTCTTACCTGCAGCTTTGTCCATGAGGCAATAATCAGGAGAGTTCTCGAAGTAAACTAGGTCATTTTTGGTGGCTTTCCTGAAGTCTTTGTTGGCTACAGTGAATCCTGTCCCATCTTGGTTCATGGTGACCTCGATGGCTCCGTTGTATTTCTTGCGGAGGTAATCGCCTGTTTTACGGAAATCCGACATTGCCAGCCAGCATGTTCTCAGAGCGCACGACCCACTGACTCCATGACACTTACACTCCAGTTTCATAAAGCGCTTTACAGCCTGTtaaagagagaaatagagaaacaaacaaaaaagaatccTTAGTAGTAATTATCTAAACAGATTCAATGTGGCTGAGAACAGAACATCAGAACAGAATGTAAACATTGTTTTactgaaatcactgaaatcataAATAAAATCATTGTTTCACTCTAATGCCATATAACTAAACATCATTAGACAGTGTGATCATGTTATATGTCAGTATTTATATGCCAGAATACTGTAGTCAGATTGAGATGTTCAGTTCTGATGTTATTAAGACTTTGGCATGCTTCCCCATGATACAGGTACAGTTACTTGTTACAACACCTTTATAACAGCTTTATAAATGTGTAATAAAGACTCTGTTCTCACCATTCTCCCACAGCGATTGTTGTGAAGGTTCATGAGTGCACGTGCATCCTTCACAGTTCGCTCTTTTGCATCTACAAAGGCCTTAGCAAACTTTATCCCATAGTTGATGTTATCACTGCAGCCACCCCAATCAAACTCCCCTCGATCGTCACTGGCCCGGCCGCGCTTGTGCGGATCACAgttgcatgtcttcagctccccCTGACTGCAGGCATGGGTAATGGCAAAAACCACTCCCGCTGAGGAGATTGCATATACAAATGCCGCCTCACGACTGCCTGCACACACCAGACAATAGGAATCATTAAGCCACAGCACATACGTTCTTAATCAGACATTTAAACACACTTAATCACATCCTTTGTTGTGCTTTCAGAGAAAATCATGTAATCTCAAAAGCATTTCCAACTCCAcaacagtggtgaattctcagggccagcaaagccttctctgctggcataacatgccaaataaatacatatttttcatcctttcattctcaatcacctttctgcctgtgtatttttaatcgctttccactcttaattaatctacaaacaaatagagaaaaattaaaagtttatccagtcagaatttattccttgatgcttacaagcaaagtgtgacaactgtttcacaaattgcatgccagaagcagtgcgtgagtctgagctccaccccatcaggccttcagaatttccacagaatccctcaacagtgcaaatgaatgggcaactaaaatcagattgtcagattaatcagccaatcagatttatttatttgttcttggtgggtgtgatctttaggatatgtcccagtggaggccttctagctggccttgagtgacgctacttaaatcacgctttaagtgatgtatgtaatttgaaagcaaagagcgcaaGATcctgctgatgagtcggctgtcatcactgctggtattgccgttgagaaagagatccttatggatttaaaaacacgatatgttctgcatgatcgtgtgattgcttaatttattaaacaggaaaggaggactgattttcacttcaagtaaattggtaagtgctttttgcattgttatagcaacatcaggagttttctaagtgtaaattaggctgcttgagcattcagtgtcagatcaagttttgaaaagtagtgctgcgttctattcaactcggaaagttggattttacaacttcctactaggaaaagtgcaatggaatgcatctttaaatcagaattacaacttgtaggcttgtgcagaaattctcaactccgatttcgccgagatgcagaggcatgatgtcacacaaacatgtcgacactcagggaggtatacaaagtaagtgataaacattcactttattaagtaatatcgataaatgagttcgtttccacattacatgatattaaagcttgtttaacaaacgcctgcagaaactggtgtataaaacattataatctcttttgataatcgtacacctgaagcacaaatgctagcgccgCAGCATTggttatcagttgggttgctaggagacatctctattgagagtcaaacccctgctaagctaacgggagcgttgcagttttgtttccttaaacatcatTGTCCGAATATcgaggaatggaatgcatttatggttggagatatcaagtaggaatatcccatatccaacttgaatggaaagcagcataactgtgtaccctgacgaaacgaaatgtactgcaagcaacatttaaatcgcaaatattattatagacctccttggtagattcatatgaaaaattatgatttttgaatatctgtcatgctgcagttaaaattaggattgtttgagcattaagtgtggtttcaagttctggctttcgtgtgtggacgtgtttttaaaatgtcagttgttattactagttagctgcgacataatgtatgatgcccaaaggcatagggtgtcttatttgattgtgaaactgtgttttcttaatggcttgaatcacactgaaggcctagacttgaAATGCTTGGCCTGCCACTGGTCCACAAGTGACCAGCCTGTAGGGGTGTGTCTAGTCTGAGTGTTTGATTTAAATATTAGTACAGGCCTAATCCCTACAGAGCAGGCCATTCTCTGCTAGGATAACTATTTGAAGGCTAGTGAACTGCCAccatctcgagatgtgtttttataAGTTGAAgttatttaatttgacacagctcGCTCAATGACCACTTAAATGTGTTTCTATGATCTGTGCTCATGTAGTACAATGATCTTGAGGATTTCTGTTTGAATCGCACCATCATTTATAAAGATAttctttgaagaaaaatattttttttaatagcagagttgttgttttaggagaatcTTCTCTTGGCAGCCTCTGCTACTCCAATTCCATTTCATAAACTGAATACGCACAGTACTGCAAGAGTATGTCTGGCTGCCAGAATCATCTCTCCAAACATTTACATCCTCCGTGCCTGTTTATGTGGTAAAGAGGCAAAGAGAATGCTAGAGGGGTGATATTTTCACACAGGGATCTTTGAAACTTTGTTTAAAGGCCAAACAGAAAGCACATCCATTTACAGTGAAAGATTCTTGAGTAAACTTCAGGTTTGAAGAGTCCCTCAGGTAGAATCAAGTGAGCCAGTGGAGTTTTGTCTGTTTATCACACCTGGCTAAGGATAGCTGTAAATGTGGCTGGGCATTCCTGTGAGATCTAAGTGGCTTAATTAATATCAGTGATATACAGTGATGAACATGTCCAAGAGAATAACTGTTTTAAAGCTCATTACCATATTCTGATATACACTGAGTGACTTTTGTGAAAGTGCAGTATGCTGATCTAGGTATTCATGtgagatactgtatgtgtgtgagaattTTGCTACTGTAAATTGAGAAGCTATTCCTGGCAAAGTAAGATTTAAATAACTAGTGTAAATTAGGTTTATTTAAATGTGCTTACATTTTCTAAGTATAAAattgtaaaactttacaataagattccatttgttaaaattaggtaatgcattagttatcattaattcacaatgaacattatatttttttacaacaattattaatcttggttaatgttagttcataactaATTCATtaataactaatgcattaactaatgttaacgtatacaacttttagttaaaaattttttttatcatatgctgaaattaatattaactaagattaataaatgctgtaaaagtgtagtttatagttagttcatgttaactaatgttaacaaatggaaccttagtTGCCTATAAAATTAGTTCAATTAATGCCAAAACAAATGCAGTTGTTTTGCCATTTACCAAACTGTATTGGCTACAACTTAGGGATTTGTTTACTGTAATTTAACAGAAATGCGTAAACTTACAGACTGAAATAGACTAAGTATTTCTTTAAGTTTTGATTGGCTGACTCTACATTATCCAACTTAtaacatggctacttaccaaacaaataattaaattgatATAATGTAAGGATTTCAGGTGAAATTACTTTAGTTgcttgagaagaaagagaccatggagtgatatgagagacatgaCACAAGCACAATTGTGTAGGAAATCGCCAAAGatcatataacaaaaatattttgacagCAGAATCATAATCAAGTTGTCCTGACATCTGTGTAATAAAAAAGAGAGATAATTTTAAGACTGAGGTTTATATCTATTTCCCAGCATTTCGAGAAAGAATTTAGGTTGCACCTTTTGCACTGGGTGGTCCAGCACCTCAGGCCTCTGAAATATCTGGTACCCAATCACACATTTTGCTGATGACCCCAtgttcctctctttctctttctgataCACACACTTTTCTAATACTCACTGCGTTGTATGACTCTCCCAAATACGTTATGGTCTCTGTCCAAGGCGCTGCAGTTCCAGCGATGATAGCGGAACTGATGCTGGCACTCTCGAATCCACTCTTTAGCTCCACCCCCGATCGACTGCATGATGTCTGGGTATTTCTGACACAACTGTCTCTGTTTATTCACCAGCCCAGGAATATTGTCGCAGATTACACGGGCCCCAAGGGCACCAATATacctaaaacacacaaacacagaggctTAAAACCTGAATTTCCCCAAAGCAATTACAGTTTAGATGATTTTTGCCTGTTGCTACTCTGAAAGTAAATATCCTTCTTTAAGCATCCAGACCAGATCAACATAGCACAGTCAGTCTGAAGTAAACATTCAGTGATTAGGCATTCTCTGATGCCAGATCCTCTGATGAGTTTGATCATTCCCGGAATTTTACCAGTCATTAGTGGATTTAGAGAGGGAATGTGACATCATACATAAACAGACATTCACAGACAAACCACTGGAAGAGCCAATGTTAGTTATGATTTTAAATATGCTTGCATAATAAGCtagcaacatttatttatttattttatccccttttctcccaatttggaatgcccaattctcactatttagtaggtcctcatggtggtgcagttactcacctcaatccgggtggtggaggacaagtctcagttgcctccacttctgagacagtcaatctgcgcatcttatcacatggctcattgtgcatgacactgcgaagactcccagcatgtggaggctcatgctactctctgtgatccatgcacaaattaccatgcgccccattgagagcgagaaccactaatcgcaaccacgaggaggttaccccatgtgactctaccttccctagcaaccgggccccATAAGCTAGCAACATTAACAGATTTGGAACAAGCTTTTCGGAGGCCTCTACGTCTGacacagtcaacccacgcatcttatcacgtggcttgttgagcgcgttgccacggagacatagcgcgtgtggaggcttcacgccatccaccacggcaaccacgctcaactcaccacgcgccccactgagaacgaaccacattatagcgaccacgagaaggttaccccatgtgactctaccctccctagcaaccgggccaatttggttgcttaggagacctggctggagtcactcagcacgccctgggattcgaactagcgaactagcgaactccaggggtgaatATTACTGTATCTTTAGTTTTTAGAAAATTGTTCTTCAATCAATAATGTGCTGCTGTCACATCACCTATGGGTGAAGAAATAGTATTTTTTCTGTACGCTATGTAAAGATGCTATTATGAATAGTTTAATACAATCAACCAAAAAGAACAGGTGAGTTTTTAAAAgtaatgtgtgtattttttttctttcgatgttataaatgtaaaatattttctcctatcccacctTAATTTACAGGGACAAATTTAATGACAACACACTCTCATTATGAAACGTCACTGGGGGGACTTTAGCCTGCACAACCAAAACATTGCCGTTGGTCCGTATGGTACGTGTCACCCTAATGCCGTATTAAACTAATTTCAGAGCACTGCATTACTTTACCCGAAGCTaaatttcaaaattaaatgatttgaaaattctgtaaatattttctcactgttttatcatttaatttaattttttttaaaatatcaatctgaaaaaaaaaatgaaaataactataaaaataatcaaaaaagtaattctcacttttatagtgctttttgttattttttggaaTGAATTATTGTGTTTGTACTGATATTTGCTCATTCTTTCTTTTACATTGTTGAGAATTGTTTAGGTTTAGACGTAGGGGCGGGGTTAAGTGCTCAAAATATCTTTATAACAGTGTAATATAactaaaattattgtgactacatttacttgtgtttttattgttgttaatttGTTAGGTTTAGGAATCGGTTTGGATTAGGCGatctaaaatatcaaaatgatagtataatgtaactaaaataatgtatttcttctaaatataattaaacatattGTGGTTACACATAATAATAATCGAAGATTGCAGAGCCTGTGACAGAATCATCTGAACTGAGGAAAATCCGTTCAGTCCATTATGATTTCATGGTGCAGGAAAATCATTgcaaatgatttgcacaaataaATATGGTAATGCCTCGCTTATGACTGCCCTGATAAGTAAGGCGTTTGTGTGTTGAATTATCCAAAACCAACAtggcaacactgactcaaccaatggcatgagattggggcaggactacctgtCTGTACTACCGATGGAAGACAGGGAGAGTGTTCGGGAAACAGTTGAAGGCAATGGTTATTTTTGCAAATTtgtttggtggcacagaaattacttcACATTTAATCAACTGCATTTTTGAATTATTACAGTAcatcctctctctcttttacGCTCTGTGTAGTTTCCACTCCTGTTTTGGCTGTCCCATTCCAACACTGTCCAACATTTGTTTACTGTTTCTCTAACGCCTTACACAGCAAGCCTCGTCTTAGCCTTCACACAAGCATAAATTGTCTCATGTCAGACTAAGGGAGGATTTAGGTCTGATTAACATTTtagcaaacatttttaatgagaagAGGAAGTTACTACCTTCTGGGATCATCTCTTGGATCACAGCATGCCCATGTGTGTTTCTCCCTCTAAAATTCCTCATTTGACTGTGATTATAGGGCTTTATCAGCCTCTGTTCTGTGTTTGATAGTTAGAGACtgggaaaacacacacaaatatacaccaGGCTGGTCTCACAGACTGTGGTGGGGTGCAGGTTGGCTTTACCAGCATCAGTAAATCATTATCCACAGGACCACAACCACATGCtgtaaaaacacagtaaaatgtgCTCTCATTTACACtgcatatctgtgtgtgtgtagttaggCTTGACTGGTTAAAGAATGTATGACTGTAGTAATTTGTCGCTTCTATTACCCAAGTAGTGGGTCAAACTGcaccccccccaacacacacttcTATCTCCATATCTCCACAACTTTGTCTTTTTTCACCATCAGTGGTTTAATAACATGTTCTCCCTTCTATAGATTAAACAGAAAAGCATTAAGCAGTCAATTCTTTTGATGCAAGAACAAACTCAGTAAAAGTGTcaacacaggaaatcgacatgttgctacctAAAGTTAATATACCCAATtaaccaaattactgacaagcggcatcccctatcagacattttgcatcaattcaactgTGAACACATTTCCATCTAGCGCTACCTTCAAAACACAGGTTCTGGtctcatgggaaccaggaagaaattctatggacatttcactcagaaactgtAGTTCACATGTTCACATCCAACAGCACTTCAAGCTTTGGCCTCTGGGGGCAGCATTTCTAAATTTGGTAAAGACAGACCAATTGACCCTTTgttaagccccgccttaaaagtgcttctgaccaatcctgtcaagcaactgttgttctgccgccattactctgacacacaATTGCTATTTTACAATGACAGTTTATGGgattaatgtgtgtttgagtagttttaagcaggattttatcaaaataaaaaataaaaatgtacaacacTTTGTTGCCGGGTCAtctgtaatagtgacacgagttacccagagaggatacccgcagtgttttactttttttttattttttataatctttaaataaatctgtagaagagcatgttatggattaaactgtgtcagccctcattcccaattgaacatataacatctgcaacaacacctacatttgctccaaggtaaattaaagctaataactgaacgttaattaaTTTACTTATTGATTCAGGTCATTgtaaaagcgatagtaaataaacagttcacagcatcaaagtgagtgtgttatgaaacgttataaacagctctgttaatgttattagatgtgtaaacgctattaaatgaagtttttctcttttcaagtgactgtaataatcgtttgccttgattctgatttacagtctccacagtttttaatcagtCTACTGTGTAATTTCTTTTATGAAAAACTTCTGATAAATATGTATTACAATATCAGTCTTCATACCAGCCCAAGTAAAAATATTACCATTCTGTTTATGAGACTATTTTGCCAAATACCGCGCGTTTAGCGAAGGATCAATTTCAATAACTTTTAagctactgttgccaaattcacaatgTGATCAGTCTTTAAAGGGTGTAGATGTAGAATCACATTGTCCTAAAGTTCCAGCGGTCTGCTGTTCTGGAGGTGATTTGGATCTGTAATGGAAAGAAGGTTTTGATGATTTGGGtcatgttctgtttatttatGGATAATTTTCACGGTTTGTGTATGCCATAAGCTCCCCTCTTTTTCTACGCAGACTGTTAAATAGTGAATTAATTGGCTGGACTAGACTATGTACAAAAATTCAAAGGTCAAAGAAAATTGAAGTTCACATCAAagggcacacacaaacacacacttttctATCTCTCGCTGACGTCCAGGGCTGGCTTGCGTCTGGCTTCATCTGTGTGTGCGTCTATGGAATAAGTTCACTATTATGAGACACTAACAGGTCGTCCAGTAGCTTAAGAGGATTCGTGGTCTGTCTGCTTGATGTGATGGATGAGtagatcagagagagagagaaagaaggagagagagagatccctTTTTCTCAGTCTCTTGTGAGTGCCTCACATTGGGAATGTCAGCTTGACTTATTACAGCCTGACAGTGACAAAGGACTTGCTTTTCATCTTGGCTCTCCAAACCTTGTCTCTCTCCTCTATGTCTCTTCCTTTTCCTGCATTTTGCTGTTAGTAAAGACTGtactgtaaaaatattgataCAATTGAAAAGGATTCAAACATAgatctgattttcaacacagagCTCTGCAGTACAGTCACGTTTTATGCTTCTTTTAATgagcaaaaacataaaacaaaattgaaaaactTGGGTCTGATTCTGAaccacacaaaacatttttctctCTCCTACCAGACATACAGAACAACCACATGCTCATATAGACTACACATGCATGCACAAAAAACCAAGCACGCCCCAACCACATATACGTATAGAGCAATGAGCTTGTGACTGGTTATTTCATGATTGTTCAGCCTCATTGAACTGTAGTCACCAGCTAAGTGTGTGTCTAAGCAAGAAGCCTGACCCATATTGcagttatttaatttatttcccGTTATTGGCTGGCACAACACCTCAAGCACACCATGAAAACCTAAGCCATAACTCTGATATAATGAGTGCAGTGCCTGTTACTATACATGCGTACTGGCACTTGGGAAAATCCCATTCCTCATGTAGgctatgtttaaaatgtatttttgatggGGAGAAGGgcgtgttttgtgtgtttttagaaTAATTGAGTTTTAAATGCCAATTTCTTGGTGGGGTAAGCGGTGCATTCTCCAAACGCAACGTGTGTGTCCACTGGAGTTTACCCTGCCATCTCTCTGCCTCTGTCTGCCCACCACATCCACTTAAAATAACCATTATAGAGCAGACATTACTTAAAACATTACAGCAAGTTTTTAAAACCCCATTTCACATTAAATTAACCTTAAATCCATGAATTGCAAAGCAAAATTAGAATGTATACCTAGCTCACACCACCTTAACATCTTAAAACTGAACTGTACCTGAATGAAATACAATAATACTGCAATATCATAACTatgataaatattaataaatgctaaaaCTCTGTAAAGCCCTtaaatgacagcaactcagtcaCCCTGAGCAGAAAAACGCTCGGTTTCTGCGCGCGAATGAGCGCCTGTGGCGGCGCGCGTAGATGCTGGACGCTACTCACCACCAGGACGAGTCCACGCGCGGTGTGAGGATGAGCAGGAGGAATATGAGCGCGCAACACAACCGGGAGGAGGCACGGGTAC
This sequence is a window from Myxocyprinus asiaticus isolate MX2 ecotype Aquarium Trade chromosome 33, UBuf_Myxa_2, whole genome shotgun sequence. Protein-coding genes within it:
- the LOC127424256 gene encoding protein Wnt-2b-A-like, with the translated sequence MFGFSKVLGSPRILNRSAVAPGGPGLRHIIRNGSCSSCGTRASSRLCCALIFLLLILTPRVDSSWWYIGALGARVICDNIPGLVNKQRQLCQKYPDIMQSIGGGAKEWIRECQHQFRYHRWNCSALDRDHNVFGRVIQRSSREAAFVYAISSAGVVFAITHACSQGELKTCNCDPHKRGRASDDRGEFDWGGCSDNINYGIKFAKAFVDAKERTVKDARALMNLHNNRCGRMAVKRFMKLECKCHGVSGSCALRTCWLAMSDFRKTGDYLRKKYNGAIEVTMNQDGTGFTVANKDFRKATKNDLVYFENSPDYCLMDKAAGSLGTAGRVCNKTSRGTDSCEVMCCGRGYDTTPVKRITKCECKFKWCCAVECKDCEESVDIHTCKPPKRAEWLDQT